The DNA window CTCGAACTGTTGCTCGATCTGCTTGAGCATGGAGGCCGTCTCGAAGTCGCCGACGGCGATGAACGCGATGTTCTTCGGCCCGTACCATCTCCTGTGGAAATCGAGCAGCTGCTCCCGCGTGAATGACTTCACCGTGTGCGGGAAGCCTATGATCGGCCTGCCGTAGGGATGGACTTTGTAGGCGGTGTTGAAGAGGTGCTCGATCACCATCCTGCCCGGGTTGTCGTGCTCGCGCCGGATCTCCTCCAGTATCACCTCGGCCTCGCGCGCGAGTTCGTCGGCGTCGAAGAGCGGGTGTTTCACCGCGTCGGCGAGTATCGCCAGGCCGCGGTTCGCGAATTGAGTGGCCATGTTGATGTAGAAGACCGTCTGGTCGAGCGATGTGTAGGCGTTGATGTCTCCGCCCGCTGCCTCGACGTCCCGCGCTATCGTGCCGGTGGGCCTGGTGGGCGTGCCCTTGAAGAGCATGTGCTCGATCACGTGGCAGATGCCCGCCTCCGCGTCCGTCTCGTGCGCGCTGCCCACCTTCACCAGCGCCTGGAAGGAGACGACCTTTGCGGAGTGGTTCTCCTCGAGCAGGACCTGCATTCCGTTTTTCAACTGGAAAGTCTCTATGGCCATGAGGGAGTCCTCGCGTACGTGTCAGTGGCGGGCCTTGGGAGCGATCGATGCGGCCGCCAAATAGTCTTGAAATTCCGAAGGGTTTTGCTACGGTGCCCCCTGAATCTTGTAGCGGAAGCGGGTCTGAAAAGAAAGCGAAAATGTTGGATGGGTGGGGTATGTCGATGAAGAGATGGGAAAAGATGAGCGTCGCGGAGCTGGAGGCCGAGGTCCGCCGCCACAACCGCCTATATTTTGTGAAACATACGCCCGAGATCCCTGACATGGAGTTCGACAGGCTCGTCGAGATCCTGCGATCCAAAGCCCCGGACTCGCAGGCGCTCACTGAGATCGTCTCCGACGTAAGGCCCGCTGGCGTCAAGGTCCGCCATGCTGCGCCCATGCTCTCGCTGGACAAGTGCTACGACGACGAGGCGCTCATGGACTGGGCCTCGAAGTTCGCGGGCGACGTGATAGCCAGCCCCAAGATAGACGGCGTAGCGGTAAGCATCCGCTACGACAAATCCGGGGCCATCGTCCTCGCAGCGACGCGCGGCGACGGGGTCGAGGGTGAGCGGATAACCGAGAATGTGAAACAGATAAAGAGCGTCCCCGGCGAGGCAAAGGGCCTTGCGAGGCTGGGCGATGAGGATGGGGCAGAGGTCAGGGGCGAGATCTACATGCCGCTGTCGATATTCAAGAGGTACGAGGCTGAATTCGCCAATCCCCGCAATCTGGCTGCAGGAGCCGTGAAGCAGAAGGACCCGAAAAAGACCGGCGATTATTCGCTCTCCTTCTTCGCGTACGACCTTCGCGGCACGAAGATAAAGACCGAGCACGAGAAGCTCGCAGCGCTCGCGAAGGAGGGCTTCACGACCATCGAGTGGCGCAGGGTCTCGCGTGAGGAGATGCAGAAGGCATTCGATCACTTCCAGGGGAAGCGCGCATCCTACGACTTCGAGACGGACGGCGTGGTCTTCAAGGCCGACTGCGTGGATGAGCAGGAGAGGCTGGGCGATACGGCGCACCACCCGCGCTTTGCGATCGCCTACAAGTTTCAGGGGGACTCCGGCGTCACTACTCTTACAGAGGTGGAGTGGAGCGTGTCGCGCACAGGCGCGATAACTCCTGTGGCGATCGTGGAGCCAGTGGAGCTCTCGGGCGCGATGGTCTCGCGCGCCTCCATGCACAACCTGGGCATCGTGCGCGAGTTCATCGAAAATGGGCTCGGGATCGGCGCGCAGGTGGTGATGATGAGGCGCGGAGGTGTGATCCCTCACGTCGAGAAGGTCGAGAAGCCGGGGAAAGGCACGATCGAGATACCCCCAAAATGCCCCTCGTGCGGCGCTGCCGTGCGCGAGGAGGATGACTTTCTCTACTGTACGAACGCAAAGTCCTGCGTGCGCGCAAAGATCGCCGAGCTAGAGCACTTCGTGAAGGCAGTCGGCATAGACGGATTCGGCGAGAAGCTTCTCGAGAAGCTCTATGAGAGCGGAGAGGTGACAGAGCCGGCCGACTTCTACGAGCTCAAGGTCGGGGATCTTTTGGAGTTCGAGCGCATGGGAAAGACGCTGGCCGCCAAGCTCGTGAGCAACGTGCAGGCCAGGAGCCGCATCCCGCTCGGGGTGTTTCTTGAGGGCCTGGGCATCCGGGAGCTCGGGAGGCACGCTGCAAAGATACTCGAGGGTTTCGGCTCGCTGGACAAAGTGCTTTCCCTCACAGAGGAGGAACTCTCGCAGGTGAAGACGATCGGGCCGGTCATCGCGCGCGAGGTGGTGGAGGGGCTCAAGGCCAGGCGCAAGCTGATCCGCAAGCTCCTCAAACACGTCGTGGTGACGGCGGATGAGAGGCCGAAGACTGCCGGGCTCCTGGATGGAAAGAACTTCCTCTTCACCGGCAAGCTCCTCGCCATGGAGCGCAGCGAAGCGCAGAAGCTCGTGGAGGGGCACGGAGGCGTGGCCGCCGAATCAATGACAAAGGAGATCGACTACCTCGTTGTCGGCGACGGCGGCGGCGCGGGTTCGAAACTCGCGAAGGCGAAGAAACTTCAGGGGAAGGGCGGGAGGGTTCAGATAATAGGCGAGAAGGAATTCATGCGGATGATAAGGAGCTGACGTCTCCCGCCACAATCAGAGGAACTTTTTTATGCCTGCGATAGACAGTGTTCCGGATTCATACCGCA is part of the bacterium genome and encodes:
- the ligA gene encoding NAD-dependent DNA ligase LigA is translated as MSMKRWEKMSVAELEAEVRRHNRLYFVKHTPEIPDMEFDRLVEILRSKAPDSQALTEIVSDVRPAGVKVRHAAPMLSLDKCYDDEALMDWASKFAGDVIASPKIDGVAVSIRYDKSGAIVLAATRGDGVEGERITENVKQIKSVPGEAKGLARLGDEDGAEVRGEIYMPLSIFKRYEAEFANPRNLAAGAVKQKDPKKTGDYSLSFFAYDLRGTKIKTEHEKLAALAKEGFTTIEWRRVSREEMQKAFDHFQGKRASYDFETDGVVFKADCVDEQERLGDTAHHPRFAIAYKFQGDSGVTTLTEVEWSVSRTGAITPVAIVEPVELSGAMVSRASMHNLGIVREFIENGLGIGAQVVMMRRGGVIPHVEKVEKPGKGTIEIPPKCPSCGAAVREEDDFLYCTNAKSCVRAKIAELEHFVKAVGIDGFGEKLLEKLYESGEVTEPADFYELKVGDLLEFERMGKTLAAKLVSNVQARSRIPLGVFLEGLGIRELGRHAAKILEGFGSLDKVLSLTEEELSQVKTIGPVIAREVVEGLKARRKLIRKLLKHVVVTADERPKTAGLLDGKNFLFTGKLLAMERSEAQKLVEGHGGVAAESMTKEIDYLVVGDGGGAGSKLAKAKKLQGKGGRVQIIGEKEFMRMIRS